A genomic stretch from Vibrio algarum includes:
- a CDS encoding DNA-directed RNA polymerase subunit alpha yields MQGSVTEFLKPRLVDIEQINTTHAKVTLEPLERGFGHTLGNALRRILLSSMPGCAVTEVEIEGVLHEYSTKEGVQEDVLEILLNLKGLAVRVAEGKDEVFITLNKSGSGPVVAGDITHDGDVEIANPEHVICHLTDDNAEIAMRIKVERGRGYVPSSARIHTEEDERPIGRLLVDATYSPVDKIAYAVEAARVEQRTDLDKLVIDMETNGTLEPEEAIRRAATILAEQLDAFVDLRDVRVPEEKEEKPEFDPILLRPVDDLELTVRSANCLKAEAIHYIGDLVQRTEVELLKTPNLGKKSLTEIKDVLASRGLSLGMRLENWPPASIAED; encoded by the coding sequence ATGCAGGGTTCTGTAACAGAATTTCTTAAGCCACGTCTTGTTGACATCGAACAGATCAACACGACACATGCGAAAGTAACTCTTGAGCCATTAGAGCGTGGCTTTGGCCATACTCTAGGTAATGCGCTTCGTCGTATCTTATTATCTTCTATGCCGGGTTGTGCCGTAACAGAAGTAGAGATTGAAGGCGTTTTACACGAGTACAGTACTAAAGAAGGCGTTCAAGAAGATGTTCTTGAGATTCTTCTAAACCTTAAAGGTTTGGCTGTGCGCGTTGCTGAAGGCAAAGATGAAGTGTTTATTACGCTGAATAAGTCAGGCTCAGGCCCTGTTGTTGCAGGTGACATCACCCACGATGGTGATGTAGAGATCGCTAACCCTGAGCACGTTATTTGTCACCTAACGGATGACAACGCTGAAATCGCTATGCGTATTAAAGTAGAACGTGGTCGCGGTTATGTTCCGTCTTCTGCTCGTATCCATACTGAAGAAGATGAGCGTCCTATCGGTCGTCTACTTGTTGACGCTACTTATAGCCCAGTCGATAAAATCGCCTATGCTGTAGAAGCGGCACGTGTAGAACAACGTACCGATTTAGACAAGCTCGTCATCGATATGGAAACGAATGGTACTCTAGAACCTGAGGAAGCTATCCGTCGTGCAGCTACAATCCTAGCTGAACAATTGGATGCATTCGTAGATCTTCGTGATGTACGTGTTCCTGAGGAGAAGGAAGAGAAGCCAGAATTCGATCCGATCCTACTGCGTCCTGTAGACGATCTTGAACTAACAGTTCGCTCTGCTAACTGTTTGAAAGCAGAAGCGATTCACTACATCGGTGATCTGGTACAGCGCACTGAGGTTGAGCTACTTAAAACGCCAAACCTTGGTAAAAAATCTCTTACAGAGATTAAAGACGTACTTGCTTCACGTGGTCTTTCTCTTGGCATGCGCCTAGAGAACTGGCCGCCAGCGTCTATCGCTGAAGATTAA
- the rpsD gene encoding 30S ribosomal protein S4, whose product MARYLGPKLKLSRREGTDLFLKSGVRAIDTKCKIDNAPGVHGARKGRLSEYGVQLREKQKVRRMYGVLEKQFRNYYKDAARLKGNTGENLLQLLEGRLDNVVYRMGFGATRAEARQLVSHKAILVNGKVVNVPSFKVAVNDVVSIREKAKQQSRIKAAIEVAEQREKPTWIEVDGGKMEGTFKRMPERSDLSADINEHLIVELYSK is encoded by the coding sequence ATGGCAAGATATTTGGGTCCTAAGCTAAAGCTTAGCCGTCGCGAAGGTACTGACTTATTCCTTAAGTCTGGTGTCCGTGCGATAGATACCAAGTGTAAAATTGATAACGCACCAGGTGTGCACGGTGCTCGTAAAGGCCGTCTATCTGAATATGGCGTTCAGCTTCGTGAGAAGCAAAAAGTTCGTCGTATGTATGGCGTTCTAGAAAAACAATTCCGTAACTACTACAAAGATGCTGCGCGCCTTAAAGGCAATACAGGTGAAAACCTGCTTCAGCTTCTTGAAGGTCGTCTTGATAACGTAGTTTACCGCATGGGCTTTGGCGCTACTCGCGCAGAAGCACGTCAACTAGTTAGCCACAAAGCTATCTTAGTTAACGGTAAAGTTGTAAACGTTCCTTCTTTCAAAGTTGCGGTTAACGATGTTGTTTCAATTCGTGAGAAAGCTAAACAGCAATCTCGCATTAAAGCGGCTATTGAAGTTGCTGAACAACGCGAAAAACCAACTTGGATTGAAGTAGATGGTGGCAAAATGGAAGGAACATTCAAGCGTATGCCTGAACGTTCAGATCTATCAGCTGACATCAACGAACACTTGATCGTCGAACTTTACTCTAAGTAA
- the rpsK gene encoding 30S ribosomal protein S11 translates to MAKQPTRARKRVRKQVADGVAHIHASFNNTIVTITDRQGNALAWATAGGSGFRGSRKSTPFAAQVAAERAGEAAKEYGLKNLEVMVKGPGPGRESTIRALNAAGYRITNIVDATPIPHNGCRPPKKRRV, encoded by the coding sequence ATGGCAAAACAACCAACACGCGCTCGTAAGCGCGTACGCAAGCAAGTAGCTGATGGCGTAGCGCACATTCATGCTTCTTTCAATAACACAATTGTTACGATAACAGACCGTCAAGGTAACGCACTAGCTTGGGCTACTGCAGGCGGTTCAGGTTTCCGTGGTTCTCGTAAGTCTACTCCGTTCGCAGCACAGGTTGCAGCAGAACGTGCAGGCGAAGCGGCTAAAGAATACGGTCTTAAGAACTTGGAAGTTATGGTTAAGGGCCCTGGTCCTGGTCGTGAGTCAACTATCCGTGCGTTAAACGCAGCTGGATACCGCATTACAAATATTGTAGATGCAACTCCGATCCCTCATAACGGTTGTCGTCCACCTAAGAAACGTCGTGTATAA
- the rpsM gene encoding 30S ribosomal protein S13: MARIAGINIPDQKHAVIALTAIYGVGKTRAQAILAGVGIAENVKISELTEEQIDQLRDGVAKYTVEGDLRREVSMNIKRLMDLGCYRGLRHRRSLPLRGQRTKTNARTRKGPRKPIKK, encoded by the coding sequence GTGGCCCGTATAGCTGGCATTAACATTCCTGATCAAAAGCATGCTGTAATCGCGCTTACTGCGATTTACGGCGTTGGTAAAACTCGCGCACAGGCTATTCTAGCTGGAGTGGGTATTGCTGAAAATGTTAAGATCAGTGAACTAACTGAAGAGCAGATTGATCAACTGCGTGATGGTGTCGCCAAGTACACTGTAGAAGGTGATCTACGTCGTGAAGTCTCGATGAACATCAAGCGTCTTATGGACCTTGGCTGTTATCGCGGTCTTCGTCATCGTCGCAGTCTACCACTACGTGGACAGCGTACTAAAACCAACGCTCGCACCCGTAAGGGTCCGCGCAAGCCGATCAAAAAATAA
- the rpmJ gene encoding 50S ribosomal protein L36: MKVRASVKKICRNCKVIKRNGVVRVICSEPKHKQRQG, from the coding sequence ATGAAAGTTCGTGCTTCCGTTAAAAAAATCTGCCGTAACTGTAAAGTTATCAAGCGCAACGGTGTTGTGCGTGTAATTTGCAGTGAGCCTAAGCATAAACAACGCCAAGGCTAA
- the secY gene encoding preprotein translocase subunit SecY has protein sequence MAKKPGQDFRSTQSGLAELKSRLLFVVIALLVFRAGSFVPLPGIDATVLADLFEQQKGTIVEMFNMFSGGALERASILALGIMPYISASIVIQLLTVVHPALAELKKEGEAGRRKISQYTRYGTLVLATFQALGIATGLPNMVDNLVVINQTMFTLIATVSLVTGTMFLMWLGEQITERGIGNGISLIIFSGIVAGLPSAIGQTIEQARQGELHVLLLLLIAVLSFAVIYFVVFMERGQRRIVVNYAKRQQGRKVFAAQSTHLPLKINMAGVIPAIFASSIILFPGTLAQWLGQNGESATFGWLTDVSLALSPGQPLYVMLYATAIIFFCFFYTALVFNPRETADNLKKSGAFVPGIRPGEQTAKYIDKVMTRLTLAGALYITFICLIPEFMMVMWNVRFYFGGTSLLIVVVVIMDFMAQVQTHLMSQQYDSVLKKANLKGYGR, from the coding sequence ATGGCTAAGAAACCAGGACAAGATTTTCGTAGTACTCAGAGCGGCTTGGCTGAACTGAAGTCGCGCTTACTATTCGTAGTAATAGCGTTATTAGTATTCAGAGCCGGTTCTTTTGTACCGCTACCTGGTATTGACGCAACTGTACTTGCCGATTTGTTCGAACAGCAAAAGGGCACCATTGTAGAAATGTTTAACATGTTCTCTGGTGGTGCTTTAGAGCGTGCATCTATATTAGCACTGGGTATCATGCCGTATATATCGGCGTCGATTGTTATCCAGTTGCTAACTGTAGTACACCCAGCGTTAGCTGAACTCAAGAAAGAGGGTGAAGCAGGGCGTCGTAAGATTAGCCAATATACACGCTACGGAACGCTTGTTTTAGCTACATTCCAAGCTCTAGGTATAGCAACAGGCTTGCCAAATATGGTCGACAATCTGGTTGTTATCAACCAAACCATGTTTACCCTGATTGCAACCGTAAGTTTAGTAACTGGTACCATGTTCTTAATGTGGTTAGGTGAACAAATTACAGAGCGCGGAATTGGCAACGGTATCTCGTTGATTATTTTCTCGGGTATCGTAGCTGGATTGCCTTCGGCAATCGGACAAACAATCGAGCAAGCGCGTCAAGGTGAATTGCACGTACTTCTTCTGTTGTTGATTGCAGTATTATCTTTCGCTGTAATTTACTTCGTTGTTTTCATGGAGCGTGGTCAACGTCGAATCGTCGTTAACTATGCAAAACGTCAACAAGGTCGTAAAGTTTTTGCAGCGCAAAGTACACACTTGCCATTGAAAATAAACATGGCTGGTGTTATTCCTGCGATATTTGCATCGAGCATCATTTTGTTCCCAGGAACATTAGCTCAATGGCTTGGCCAGAACGGCGAGAGCGCTACTTTCGGTTGGTTAACCGATGTGTCGTTAGCTCTAAGCCCAGGTCAGCCGTTATATGTAATGCTTTATGCAACAGCGATTATTTTCTTCTGTTTCTTTTACACGGCGTTAGTATTTAACCCGCGTGAAACAGCAGATAACTTGAAGAAGTCTGGCGCTTTCGTACCAGGCATCCGCCCAGGTGAGCAGACAGCAAAATATATTGATAAAGTGATGACTAGACTAACCTTAGCAGGTGCTCTATACATTACCTTTATTTGTCTGATTCCTGAATTCATGATGGTCATGTGGAACGTAAGGTTCTATTTTGGCGGCACTTCACTACTTATCGTAGTGGTTGTAATCATGGATTTCATGGCACAGGTACAGACTCATCTGATGTCACAACAGTATGATTCTGTGTTGAAAAAAGCGAATCTAAAAGGCTACGGCCGCTAA
- the rplO gene encoding 50S ribosomal protein L15, producing MRLNTLQPAAGSKPSKKRVGRGIGSGLGKTGGRGHKGQKSRSGGTVRPGFEGGQMPLKQRLPKFGFTSRKSLVTAEVRLGELAKVTGDVVDLNSLKAANVITKNIEFVKVVLSGELSKAVTVKGIRVSKGAKAAIEAAGGKIEE from the coding sequence ATGCGTTTGAATACTCTACAACCGGCTGCGGGTTCTAAGCCTTCTAAGAAGCGCGTAGGTCGTGGTATCGGTTCAGGCCTCGGTAAAACCGGTGGCCGTGGTCACAAAGGTCAAAAGTCACGTTCTGGCGGTACTGTCCGTCCAGGTTTTGAAGGCGGTCAAATGCCTTTGAAACAACGTCTACCTAAATTCGGTTTCACTTCTCGTAAGAGTCTAGTGACTGCTGAAGTTCGTCTAGGTGAACTAGCGAAAGTAACGGGTGATGTTGTAGATCTTAACAGTCTTAAAGCGGCTAACGTTATCACTAAGAACATCGAGTTTGTTAAAGTTGTTCTTTCTGGTGAACTAAGCAAAGCGGTAACTGTTAAAGGTATACGCGTGTCTAAAGGCGCTAAAGCTGCAATTGAAGCTGCCGGCGGTAAAATCGAGGAATAA
- the rpmD gene encoding 50S ribosomal protein L30, producing the protein MATIKVTQTKSSIGRLPKHKLCLKGLGLRRINHTVELEDTPCIRGMVNKVRYMVKVEE; encoded by the coding sequence ATGGCAACTATTAAAGTAACTCAAACTAAAAGCTCAATCGGTCGTTTACCTAAGCACAAATTGTGCTTGAAAGGTTTAGGCCTTCGTCGCATCAACCATACGGTTGAACTTGAAGACACTCCATGTATTCGTGGAATGGTCAACAAAGTTCGCTATATGGTTAAAGTTGAGGAGTAA
- the rpsE gene encoding 30S ribosomal protein S5, with amino-acid sequence MAKEQQQAQATDFNEKLIAVNRVSKTVKGGRIFSFTALTVVGDGNGRVGFGYGKAREVPAAIQKAMEKARRNMVTIALNDGTLHHAVKGRHTGSKVYMQPAAEGTGIIAGGAMRAVLEVVGVHNVLAKAYGSTNPINVVRATIDGLSGMKSPEMVAAKRGLTVESISE; translated from the coding sequence ATGGCTAAAGAACAACAACAAGCTCAAGCTACAGATTTTAACGAAAAGTTAATCGCTGTTAACCGTGTTTCAAAAACGGTTAAAGGCGGTCGAATCTTTAGCTTTACTGCACTAACAGTAGTTGGTGACGGTAATGGTCGTGTTGGTTTCGGTTACGGCAAAGCTCGTGAAGTACCAGCTGCGATTCAAAAAGCAATGGAAAAGGCACGTCGTAACATGGTTACGATCGCGCTAAACGACGGCACATTACACCACGCGGTGAAAGGTCGTCATACTGGCTCTAAAGTTTACATGCAGCCAGCAGCAGAAGGTACAGGTATCATCGCCGGTGGTGCGATGCGTGCAGTACTAGAAGTTGTTGGCGTTCACAACGTTCTTGCGAAAGCATACGGTTCTACGAACCCGATCAACGTTGTACGCGCGACTATTGATGGTTTGAGCGGCATGAAGTCACCAGAAATGGTTGCTGCCAAACGTGGTCTAACTGTTGAATCTATTTCGGAGTAA
- the rplR gene encoding 50S ribosomal protein L18 encodes MDKKASRIRRATRARRKIAELRVTRLVVHRTPRHVYAQVIAANGSEVIASASTVEKAIREQVKNTGNVDAAKAVGKAIAERAIEKGISGVAFDRSGFQYHGRVAALADSAREAGLKF; translated from the coding sequence ATGGATAAGAAAGCATCTCGCATCCGTCGTGCTACACGTGCACGTCGTAAGATTGCAGAACTTCGCGTAACTCGCTTAGTTGTACACCGTACTCCACGTCATGTGTATGCGCAGGTAATTGCCGCGAATGGCTCTGAGGTTATCGCTTCAGCTTCTACTGTAGAAAAGGCGATCCGTGAGCAAGTTAAGAATACTGGTAACGTTGACGCAGCTAAAGCAGTAGGTAAAGCTATTGCTGAGCGCGCTATCGAAAAAGGCATCTCTGGTGTTGCATTCGATCGTTCTGGTTTCCAATACCACGGCAGAGTAGCGGCGCTAGCAGATTCTGCTCGCGAAGCTGGTCTTAAATTCTAA
- the rplF gene encoding 50S ribosomal protein L6, translating to MSRVAKAPVSIPAGVEVKLNGQEVTVKGGKGELSRVINSAVVVAQEENNLTFNPVEGVFKANAQAGTARALVNNMVVGVTVGFTKKLVLKGVGYRAAVKGNNVNLTLGFSHPVEHALPEGIKAECPSQTEIILTGCDKQLVGQVAADIRSYREPEPYKGKGVRYADEYVRTKEAKKK from the coding sequence ATGTCTCGTGTCGCAAAAGCACCAGTCTCTATTCCAGCAGGCGTAGAGGTGAAACTGAACGGCCAAGAAGTCACTGTTAAAGGTGGCAAAGGTGAACTATCTCGCGTTATTAATAGCGCAGTAGTAGTCGCACAGGAAGAAAACAACCTAACTTTCAACCCAGTTGAAGGTGTGTTCAAAGCGAATGCTCAAGCAGGTACTGCTCGTGCACTAGTGAACAACATGGTTGTTGGCGTTACTGTAGGCTTTACTAAGAAGCTAGTTCTTAAAGGTGTAGGTTACCGTGCTGCTGTTAAAGGCAACAATGTAAACTTGACCCTTGGCTTCTCACACCCTGTAGAGCACGCTCTACCAGAAGGCATTAAGGCTGAGTGCCCAAGCCAAACTGAAATTATACTGACTGGTTGTGATAAACAACTTGTTGGTCAAGTTGCGGCTGACATTCGTTCTTACCGTGAACCTGAGCCTTACAAAGGTAAAGGTGTTCGTTACGCAGATGAATATGTGCGTACTAAAGAAGCTAAGAAGAAGTAA
- the rpsH gene encoding 30S ribosomal protein S8, producing MSMQDPISDMLTRIRNGQSANKVAVKMPSSKLKVAIATLLKAEGYIVDFAIEGEAKPELEVTLKYFQANPVIEQIQRVSRPGLRVYKNKDSLPSVMGGLGIAVVSTSKGLMTDRAARKAGLGGEILCYVA from the coding sequence ATGAGCATGCAAGATCCGATTTCGGATATGCTGACCCGCATTCGTAACGGTCAATCAGCAAATAAAGTTGCTGTGAAAATGCCTTCTTCAAAGCTTAAAGTTGCAATTGCTACTTTGCTAAAAGCTGAAGGTTATATCGTTGACTTCGCTATCGAAGGCGAAGCAAAACCAGAGCTAGAAGTTACTCTTAAGTACTTCCAAGCTAATCCTGTAATAGAGCAAATCCAACGTGTTTCACGTCCTGGTCTGCGCGTCTACAAGAATAAAGACTCGCTACCATCCGTGATGGGCGGTTTGGGTATTGCTGTAGTGTCCACTTCCAAGGGTCTTATGACCGACCGCGCTGCTCGCAAGGCAGGTCTTGGTGGTGAAATTCTCTGCTACGTAGCTTAA
- the rpsN gene encoding 30S ribosomal protein S14: MAKQSMKARETKRAKLVAKFAEKRSELKVIISDVNASEEDRWNAVLKLQSLPRDSSASRQRNRCNQTGRPHGFLRKFGLSRIKVREACMKGEIPGLRKASW; the protein is encoded by the coding sequence ATGGCTAAACAATCAATGAAGGCACGTGAAACAAAACGTGCAAAGCTTGTAGCTAAGTTTGCTGAAAAGCGTTCTGAGCTTAAAGTTATCATCAGCGATGTAAACGCATCTGAAGAAGATCGTTGGAATGCAGTTCTTAAATTGCAATCTCTACCACGTGATTCAAGTGCATCTCGTCAGCGCAACCGTTGCAACCAAACTGGTCGTCCACACGGTTTCCTACGTAAGTTCGGTCTTAGTCGCATCAAGGTTCGTGAAGCTTGTATGAAAGGCGAGATTCCTGGGCTTCGTAAGGCTAGCTGGTAA
- the rplE gene encoding 50S ribosomal protein L5, whose protein sequence is MAKLHDYYKSSVVAELTKEFSYSSVMQVPRIDKITLNMGVGEAINDKKLLENAASDMAIISGQKPLITKARKSVAGFKIREGYPIGCKVTLRGERMWDFFERLISIALPRVRDFRGVSAKSFDGRGNYSMGVREQIIFPEIDYDKVDRVRGLDITITTTAANDEEGRALLAAFNFPFRK, encoded by the coding sequence ATGGCGAAACTGCATGATTACTACAAGTCGTCTGTAGTCGCTGAATTGACCAAAGAATTCAGCTACTCAAGCGTCATGCAAGTCCCTAGGATTGATAAAATCACCCTAAACATGGGCGTTGGTGAAGCAATCAACGATAAAAAACTGCTAGAAAACGCAGCTTCTGATATGGCGATCATTTCTGGTCAAAAGCCACTTATCACTAAAGCGCGTAAATCTGTTGCAGGTTTTAAAATTCGTGAAGGCTACCCAATTGGTTGTAAAGTAACCTTGCGTGGCGAACGTATGTGGGATTTTTTCGAGCGTTTGATTTCTATCGCTCTTCCCCGTGTACGTGATTTCCGTGGTGTTAGCGCTAAGTCTTTTGACGGACGCGGTAACTACAGCATGGGCGTTCGCGAGCAAATCATCTTTCCGGAAATCGACTACGATAAAGTCGATCGTGTGCGCGGTCTTGATATTACTATCACGACAACCGCTGCAAACGACGAGGAAGGCCGTGCTCTGCTGGCTGCCTTTAACTTCCCATTCCGCAAGTAA
- the rplX gene encoding 50S ribosomal protein L24 produces the protein MAAKIRRNDEVIVLAGKDKGKKGKVTKVLPTGKVLVEGINLVKKHQKPVPALGQQGGIVEQEAAIDASNLAVFNATTGKADRIGFRVEDGKKVRFFKSNNETVSN, from the coding sequence ATGGCAGCTAAAATCCGTCGTAATGACGAAGTAATCGTTCTTGCTGGGAAAGACAAAGGCAAGAAAGGTAAAGTAACTAAGGTTCTACCTACTGGTAAAGTTTTAGTTGAAGGCATTAATCTTGTTAAAAAACACCAAAAGCCGGTACCGGCTCTAGGTCAACAAGGTGGCATCGTTGAACAAGAAGCAGCTATTGATGCTTCCAACCTTGCAGTCTTCAATGCAACAACTGGTAAAGCAGACCGTATCGGTTTCCGTGTTGAAGATGGTAAGAAAGTTCGTTTCTTTAAATCTAACAACGAAACCGTTTCTAACTAA
- the rplN gene encoding 50S ribosomal protein L14 → MIQMQSTLDAADNSGARRVMCIKVLGGSHRRYAHIGDVIKVTVKEAIPRGKVKKGDVLKAVVVRTRKGVRRPDGSVIRFDRNACVLLNDTTEQPVGTRIFGPVTRELRNAKFMKIVSLAPEVL, encoded by the coding sequence ATGATCCAAATGCAAAGTACACTCGACGCTGCGGACAACTCCGGCGCTCGTAGAGTAATGTGTATTAAGGTTCTGGGTGGCTCTCATCGCCGTTATGCACATATCGGAGACGTCATCAAAGTTACTGTTAAGGAAGCAATTCCTCGCGGTAAAGTAAAAAAAGGTGATGTTCTGAAGGCGGTGGTAGTTCGCACCCGTAAAGGCGTACGTCGCCCTGACGGTTCTGTCATTCGCTTCGACCGTAATGCTTGTGTATTGTTAAATGACACTACTGAGCAACCAGTCGGTACACGTATCTTTGGTCCAGTGACTCGTGAACTTCGCAATGCGAAATTTATGAAAATAGTCTCTCTGGCACCAGAAGTTCTGTAA
- the rpsQ gene encoding 30S ribosomal protein S17, with protein MSDKIRTMQGRVVSNKMDKSITVAIERMVKHPIYGKFVKRTTKLHAHDENNECGLGDTVEIRECRPLSKTKSWTLVKVLEKAKII; from the coding sequence ATGAGCGACAAAATCCGTACTATGCAAGGCCGTGTAGTTAGCAACAAGATGGACAAGTCTATCACTGTAGCTATCGAGCGTATGGTTAAACACCCAATTTACGGCAAGTTCGTAAAGCGCACGACCAAACTGCACGCACATGATGAAAACAACGAGTGTGGCCTAGGCGATACTGTTGAGATTCGTGAGTGTCGTCCATTGTCTAAGACTAAGTCTTGGACTTTGGTTAAAGTTTTAGAAAAAGCGAAAATTATCTAA